Proteins from a genomic interval of Anatilimnocola floriformis:
- a CDS encoding DUF1549 and DUF1553 domain-containing protein: protein MPARHLLVCCFLISWALAIPGNAQPRAAKAVDYDSLPWSFRPLVKPAVPTVKDQAWPRTNADRFVLARLEKKGIKPNADADRRTLLRRLSFDLTGLPPTQRELAEFVDDNASDDVALARAADRYLKSAHFGERWGRHWLDIARYADSTGRAWNAPFTYAWRYRDWVIDALNRDLPYDQFITQQLAGDLLPAKTAQQRREQLIATGFLAIGAHDLQNLSYEQFRFDVIDDQIDATTRAILGLSVSCARCHDHKYDPIKMRDYYALAGVFQSLDLRPGVAHQRESGGEGYLHPSNLLALPSSDAEVARVLSVSLPAGIHSMSDYQDEWRTGLRDIRFTTASNVAMGVTAAEPRDCAIRVRGEPQDIGDDVRRGDWQLPGLPRGPQVAASSGGRLELARWLTAANQPLTPRVMANRVWQHLFGVGIVRTVDDFGMNSEEPTHPELLDHLAVELRDNGWSLKQLIRGLVLSRAYRLSSVHQPSAAEADGSNSLYWRMNLRRLEIEPLRDSLLEIAGRLELDPPAGIQIAGIGGKSPQSQVRSLLPFSSNYRSAYLPVIRAKLPEELTTFDFPDPCLLQGQREVTTVAPQALFFLNSDFVVECAHDTARRMLDLNLKDEQAHIDWIYRRCFARPATAAEEKAALKLVHELQPSARDAETYRWTALIQALFATAEFRYLR from the coding sequence ATGCCAGCCCGACATCTGCTCGTCTGCTGTTTTCTCATTTCCTGGGCGCTTGCCATTCCGGGCAATGCTCAGCCGCGGGCGGCCAAAGCAGTCGATTACGATTCGCTTCCTTGGTCCTTTCGGCCGCTCGTCAAACCGGCTGTTCCGACGGTCAAAGATCAGGCTTGGCCGCGAACGAATGCGGATCGATTCGTCCTCGCGCGTCTCGAGAAGAAAGGGATCAAGCCGAACGCCGATGCCGATCGGCGAACGTTGCTGCGGCGGTTGTCGTTCGATCTGACGGGCTTGCCGCCGACGCAGCGCGAGCTCGCCGAATTTGTTGATGACAACGCGAGTGACGATGTCGCGCTGGCCCGCGCCGCTGATCGCTATTTGAAATCGGCCCACTTCGGCGAACGCTGGGGCCGGCATTGGCTCGACATTGCTCGCTATGCCGACAGCACCGGCCGAGCTTGGAACGCACCGTTCACCTATGCCTGGCGGTATCGCGATTGGGTGATCGATGCCCTCAATCGCGACTTGCCCTACGATCAGTTCATCACGCAGCAACTGGCCGGCGATCTGTTGCCTGCGAAAACCGCGCAGCAGCGGCGCGAGCAACTCATCGCGACGGGCTTTCTCGCGATTGGCGCGCACGATCTGCAGAACTTGAGTTATGAGCAGTTTCGCTTTGATGTGATCGACGATCAGATCGATGCCACGACGCGGGCCATTCTCGGCTTGAGTGTCAGTTGTGCTCGTTGTCACGATCACAAGTACGACCCGATCAAGATGCGCGACTACTACGCGCTGGCCGGTGTTTTTCAAAGTTTGGACCTGCGCCCTGGCGTGGCTCATCAGCGCGAGAGTGGCGGCGAAGGCTATTTGCATCCGAGCAACCTCCTCGCGCTACCGAGCAGCGATGCGGAAGTGGCGCGAGTCCTATCTGTGTCATTGCCGGCCGGCATTCATTCGATGAGCGACTATCAGGATGAATGGCGAACCGGCTTGCGCGATATTCGCTTTACCACGGCGAGTAACGTTGCCATGGGCGTGACTGCCGCAGAACCGCGCGACTGTGCGATTCGCGTGCGCGGCGAACCGCAGGACATTGGCGATGATGTCCGCCGTGGCGATTGGCAGCTCCCTGGTTTGCCGCGCGGACCGCAGGTCGCGGCAAGCTCCGGCGGCCGACTCGAGCTCGCTCGCTGGCTGACGGCAGCGAATCAACCACTCACGCCGCGGGTGATGGCCAACCGCGTGTGGCAACATTTGTTCGGTGTGGGCATCGTGCGGACCGTCGATGATTTTGGAATGAATTCCGAAGAGCCGACGCATCCCGAATTGCTCGATCATCTGGCCGTGGAATTGCGCGACAACGGTTGGTCGCTGAAGCAACTAATCCGCGGCCTGGTGCTGAGTCGGGCGTATCGCCTCAGCAGTGTTCATCAACCTTCGGCTGCCGAGGCCGACGGTTCCAATTCACTTTATTGGCGGATGAATCTGCGGCGACTCGAGATCGAACCGCTCCGTGATTCGCTGTTGGAGATTGCCGGACGATTGGAACTCGATCCACCGGCGGGAATTCAAATCGCCGGCATCGGCGGCAAGAGTCCGCAGTCGCAGGTGCGTAGTTTGTTGCCGTTTTCGTCAAACTATCGCAGCGCCTATCTGCCGGTGATTCGCGCGAAGTTGCCGGAAGAACTCACAACCTTCGATTTTCCCGATCCATGCTTGCTGCAAGGTCAGCGCGAAGTGACCACTGTCGCGCCGCAAGCGCTGTTCTTTCTCAACAGCGACTTTGTCGTCGAGTGTGCCCACGACACAGCACGGCGAATGCTTGATTTGAATCTCAAGGATGAGCAAGCGCACATCGATTGGATTTATCGCCGTTGTTTTGCCCGACCGGCAACGGCGGCGGAAGAAAAAGCGGCGCTCAAGCTCGTGCATGAGTTGCAACCGAGTGCCCGCGATGCGGAAACCTATCGCTGGACCGCGCTGATCCAGGCGTTGTTTGCCACGGCGGAATTTCGGTATTTGCGTTAA
- a CDS encoding DUF1501 domain-containing protein has protein sequence MWNRRQLLQASATGFGWLAFSALHAQENTKYRSPLAPKPQHFPAKAKRVIFFFMAGGPSHVDTFDWKPELAKAGPGGKSKYLAPVFKFNRSGQSGLPISEIFPHLAKHADRLCLLNGMHTAVAGHQQATVAVHTGNPSFVRPSFGSWITYGLGSIADDLPGFVTINPLGDQGGAQNYGSAFLPAAHQGTRLGTGSRGVPNVANRHLTAGDQRKQLDFLAETNRRLLAENPTDPAIAGLIESYELAYKMQTSVPETLDLNRESAATRALYGLDDAATSSFGEQCLTARRLAEKGVRFIQLTSQGWDQHNNLREAHGRNATAIDKPIAGLISDLSQRGMLDETLLIWGGEFGRTPRDDKGDGNGRGHANRGYSMWLCGGGVKGGLRYGATDEMGDAAIEGRMGTHDLHATILHLLGLDHEALTFKYAGCDFRLTDTSGEVAKGVIA, from the coding sequence ATGTGGAACCGACGTCAATTGCTGCAAGCCTCTGCGACTGGTTTTGGTTGGCTGGCGTTCAGCGCTTTGCACGCGCAAGAGAACACGAAGTATCGCAGTCCACTCGCGCCGAAGCCGCAGCATTTTCCCGCCAAGGCCAAACGAGTGATTTTCTTCTTCATGGCGGGCGGGCCGAGTCACGTCGATACGTTTGACTGGAAGCCGGAGCTCGCGAAGGCAGGACCGGGTGGCAAAAGCAAATACCTGGCGCCGGTTTTCAAGTTCAATCGCAGCGGTCAGAGCGGCCTGCCGATCAGCGAGATCTTTCCGCACCTGGCCAAGCACGCCGATCGACTGTGCCTGCTCAACGGCATGCACACTGCCGTCGCCGGTCATCAGCAGGCGACTGTCGCTGTGCATACAGGCAATCCAAGCTTCGTGCGGCCGTCGTTCGGTTCGTGGATCACATACGGCCTCGGCAGCATCGCCGACGATCTGCCCGGTTTTGTCACGATCAATCCGCTCGGCGACCAAGGCGGCGCGCAAAACTACGGCAGCGCATTCCTGCCGGCCGCGCATCAAGGAACGCGACTGGGCACTGGTTCACGCGGCGTGCCGAACGTCGCCAACCGGCACCTCACGGCCGGCGATCAGCGTAAGCAACTGGATTTTTTGGCAGAGACCAACCGGAGATTACTCGCCGAAAATCCGACCGATCCCGCGATCGCGGGTTTGATCGAGTCGTATGAGCTGGCCTACAAGATGCAAACCAGCGTGCCGGAAACGCTCGACCTGAATCGCGAATCCGCCGCCACTCGCGCGCTCTACGGCCTTGATGATGCGGCGACATCTTCGTTCGGCGAGCAATGCCTCACCGCGCGGCGACTCGCCGAGAAGGGCGTGCGGTTCATTCAGCTGACGAGTCAGGGTTGGGATCAGCACAATAACTTGCGCGAAGCGCACGGCCGCAATGCGACGGCCATCGACAAACCGATTGCCGGACTCATCAGCGACTTGTCCCAGCGTGGCATGCTCGACGAAACGCTACTGATCTGGGGCGGCGAATTCGGCCGTACGCCGCGCGATGATAAAGGGGACGGCAACGGCCGCGGCCACGCCAACCGCGGCTACAGCATGTGGCTCTGTGGCGGCGGCGTGAAGGGCGGCCTCCGCTACGGAGCCACCGATGAGATGGGCGATGCCGCCATCGAAGGCCGGATGGGAACGCACGATCTGCACGCGACCATCCTGCACTTGCTCGGCCTCGATCATGAAGCACTCACGTTCAAATACGCCGGCTGCGACTTTCGGTTGACAGATACGAGTGGGGAAGTAGCGAAAGGGGTGATTGCGTGA
- a CDS encoding immunity 22 family protein, protein MNAHSYELTKNHEGFVSIWVGIVPLAEIPEEYFMKRYDDGTEVDDDDEDLEPNFIDDFSVLYDEDRVDYNCCVEEFVSVERLIGECSHSTSYLKPACESAKKLGLETTQNVILLHDFNYALNPLHLKKNKYMHFIGSFPFDSDAEIAFQSGAK, encoded by the coding sequence ATGAACGCACACTCGTACGAACTGACAAAGAATCACGAGGGTTTCGTATCCATCTGGGTCGGCATCGTGCCGCTAGCCGAGATTCCCGAAGAATACTTCATGAAACGCTACGACGATGGAACGGAAGTAGACGATGATGACGAGGACCTTGAGCCAAATTTTATCGACGACTTTTCAGTCCTCTATGACGAAGATCGCGTTGACTACAATTGTTGTGTGGAAGAATTCGTGTCAGTGGAGAGGCTGATTGGTGAGTGTTCCCACTCCACGTCGTATTTGAAGCCCGCCTGCGAAAGTGCGAAGAAACTCGGCTTGGAAACTACGCAGAACGTGATTCTCCTCCACGATTTCAATTACGCCTTGAACCCATTGCATTTGAAGAAGAACAAGTACATGCACTTCATCGGCAGTTTTCCGTTTGACTCGGATGCCGAAATTGCATTCCAGTCCGGCGCGAAGTAG
- a CDS encoding aldo/keto reductase, producing MEYRQLGGSGLKVPALSFGTGTFGGGGELFKAWGASDVAEATRLVDICLEAGLNMFDSADIYSHGMAEEILGESIKGRRDKVLISTKATFRAADGPNDVGSSRFHLLKSVDASLRRLKTDYIDLYQLHGFDAVTPVEETLSTLQGLVRCGKIRYIGCSNFSGWHLMKSLATSDKFGWSRYVAHQAYYSLVGRDYELELMPLAVDQKVGAVVWSPLGWGRLTGKIRRGQPLPDQSRLQSKLVRDIGPPVPDEHVFNVVDAIDAIAKETGKTVPQIALNWLLQRPTVSTVIVGARNEEQLRQNLGAIGWNLTAEQVKQLDAASATTPAYPYWHQKGFAERNPFPT from the coding sequence ATGGAGTATCGGCAACTCGGCGGTTCGGGCCTGAAAGTCCCCGCACTCAGTTTCGGCACGGGAACGTTCGGCGGCGGCGGTGAACTCTTCAAGGCGTGGGGCGCGAGCGACGTCGCCGAAGCCACGCGGCTGGTCGACATCTGTCTCGAAGCCGGCCTGAACATGTTCGACTCGGCCGACATCTATTCGCACGGCATGGCCGAAGAAATTCTCGGCGAATCGATCAAGGGCCGGCGCGACAAAGTGCTGATCTCGACGAAGGCAACCTTTCGCGCCGCGGATGGCCCGAACGACGTTGGCTCATCGCGCTTCCATTTGCTGAAGAGCGTCGATGCCAGTTTGCGACGGCTGAAGACTGACTACATCGACCTCTATCAACTGCACGGTTTCGATGCGGTCACACCGGTCGAAGAAACGCTCAGCACGCTCCAAGGGCTCGTTCGCTGCGGCAAGATTCGCTACATCGGCTGCTCGAATTTTTCGGGCTGGCACCTGATGAAGTCGCTCGCCACCAGCGACAAGTTCGGCTGGTCGCGCTACGTCGCTCACCAAGCCTATTACTCGCTCGTCGGCCGCGACTACGAACTCGAACTCATGCCCCTCGCCGTCGATCAAAAGGTCGGTGCGGTCGTGTGGAGCCCGCTCGGCTGGGGCCGCCTCACCGGCAAGATCCGCCGCGGTCAGCCGTTGCCCGATCAAAGTCGCCTGCAAAGCAAACTGGTCCGCGACATCGGCCCGCCGGTTCCCGATGAGCACGTCTTCAACGTTGTCGATGCCATCGACGCGATCGCCAAGGAAACCGGCAAAACCGTGCCGCAAATCGCCCTCAACTGGCTGCTGCAGCGTCCGACCGTCTCCACCGTCATCGTCGGCGCGCGAAACGAAGAACAGCTCCGCCAAAACCTCGGCGCGATTGGTTGGAACCTCACTGCCGAACAGGTGAAGCAACTCGACGCCGCCTCGGCAACCACGCCGGCGTATCCGTACTGGCATCAGAAGGGGTTTGCGGAGCGGAATCCGTTTCCAACATAG
- a CDS encoding serine/threonine-protein kinase, producing MSSSLWSVDQSLAPVNELTDEQQLRLTDVLDRWLMSLEVGTPLAQHKLLAEHPDLAEVLKKYFHSLTDLHEMAAGFGQAADHSQVNEERDDDTEKRIGDFELLGELGRGGMGVVYEARQISLDRRVAIKILPFASVLDSRQIARFKHEAQAAAQLHHAHIVPVFAIGVERGVHYYAMQLVNGQSLDRWIEEQNESRFAKRNRQLPREHFENVARLGRQAAEALHAAHEYGIVHRDIKPSNLMVEPTGSAVGGTGEPNKLWVTDFGLARVQREVSLTRTGDLVGTLRYMSPEQAQGSLVDHRTDVYSLGVTLYELAGLAPAYREDQSATLLRQIEAHDPTPLRQLRPEIPADLANIIHKAMSRQRDDRYATAADFAADLQRFLAGEPTAARAPSVVERASRWIARHGRAVAMAMSLLVLLVVGLTIGSALVLRETQRANQNLARSQESASEARDMLDRFGRQLSERLAQIAGAEEVRRDLLLSACNYYRRFIADSQNDPALQTQLAITYGRLASLLDEVGTAQEALAAHQEAVGFLQQLSAREATPESRQRLAVAQNNLALALRRSDKFPEAKDQLDQAIRTQHALHTASPNNATYAAELAKSYSNLGLVQQDAENTAAAATAFQSSVDAWSSLVTADSQYQPKLAAALSNLAGVLAPQEPTRAIRLYERAIQLQTASATAGTIESLRELALTHHNLAATLSRSQQLPAATAAYRQAIEIQTAIVARAPAQVSLKRELAISCNNLGLVLTRQKDVAAAASFAQAADLQTQLLASQPHDVSLLSNHGSTLSNWGVALSQRGDHAAAVEKLTAAVQFQERAHELAPDSERIETLLSKHRALLATTKQKMDLPGAAAVETTAAAHLTP from the coding sequence ATGTCGTCGTCCCTCTGGTCGGTCGATCAGTCGTTGGCGCCGGTCAATGAACTGACCGACGAGCAACAGCTGCGGCTGACCGATGTGCTCGATCGCTGGCTGATGTCGCTCGAGGTCGGCACGCCGCTCGCGCAGCACAAGTTGCTCGCCGAACATCCCGACCTGGCCGAGGTGCTAAAAAAATATTTCCACAGCCTGACCGATCTGCACGAGATGGCAGCCGGCTTTGGCCAGGCGGCCGATCACTCGCAGGTCAATGAAGAACGCGACGACGACACCGAAAAGCGAATCGGTGATTTTGAACTGCTCGGCGAACTGGGCCGCGGCGGAATGGGCGTCGTGTATGAAGCGCGGCAGATTTCACTCGACCGCCGCGTCGCCATCAAGATCCTCCCGTTTGCATCGGTGCTCGATTCTCGGCAGATTGCCCGCTTCAAGCACGAAGCGCAAGCCGCCGCACAATTGCATCACGCTCACATCGTGCCGGTGTTTGCCATCGGAGTCGAACGCGGCGTGCATTACTACGCGATGCAATTGGTGAATGGCCAATCGCTCGATCGCTGGATCGAAGAACAAAACGAATCGCGATTTGCCAAACGCAATCGGCAGTTGCCGCGCGAGCACTTCGAAAATGTCGCCCGCCTCGGCAGGCAAGCGGCCGAAGCGCTACACGCGGCGCACGAGTACGGCATCGTCCATCGCGACATCAAGCCTTCGAACTTGATGGTTGAGCCAACTGGTTCTGCGGTGGGCGGGACTGGCGAGCCCAACAAACTGTGGGTCACCGACTTCGGCCTGGCCCGCGTGCAGCGCGAAGTTTCGCTCACGCGCACCGGCGATCTTGTCGGCACGCTCCGCTACATGAGCCCGGAACAAGCGCAAGGTTCACTCGTCGATCATCGGACCGATGTCTATTCGCTCGGCGTCACACTCTACGAACTCGCCGGCCTGGCTCCGGCTTATCGCGAAGATCAATCGGCGACGTTGCTGCGGCAAATCGAAGCGCACGATCCCACGCCGCTGCGGCAACTGCGGCCAGAGATTCCCGCCGACCTGGCCAACATCATTCACAAGGCGATGAGTCGCCAACGCGACGATCGTTACGCCACGGCCGCCGATTTCGCCGCCGATCTACAGCGGTTCTTGGCTGGCGAACCAACGGCGGCTCGCGCGCCGTCGGTGGTCGAACGCGCTTCGCGCTGGATTGCTCGTCACGGTCGGGCGGTAGCCATGGCGATGAGCTTGCTCGTGTTGCTGGTCGTGGGCCTTACCATCGGCTCGGCGCTCGTGCTGCGCGAAACTCAGCGGGCCAATCAAAATCTGGCCCGTTCGCAAGAATCGGCCAGCGAAGCTCGCGACATGCTCGATCGCTTCGGCCGGCAACTTTCTGAACGCCTTGCGCAAATCGCCGGCGCCGAGGAAGTTCGCCGCGACTTGCTCCTCTCGGCCTGCAACTATTACCGGCGGTTCATCGCCGATAGCCAGAATGATCCCGCGCTGCAAACGCAACTCGCGATCACTTACGGCCGCCTGGCGTCGTTGCTCGACGAAGTGGGAACAGCCCAGGAAGCGCTCGCCGCGCATCAAGAAGCCGTGGGGTTTCTGCAGCAGTTGTCTGCGCGCGAGGCAACTCCCGAGTCGCGGCAGCGCTTGGCCGTCGCCCAAAACAATCTCGCCCTCGCGCTGCGGCGGTCGGATAAATTCCCCGAGGCGAAAGATCAGTTAGACCAGGCGATCCGCACGCAACACGCGCTGCACACGGCTTCGCCAAACAACGCTACGTACGCGGCCGAACTCGCCAAGTCGTATAGCAATCTGGGGCTCGTGCAACAGGATGCTGAGAATACCGCCGCGGCGGCTACGGCTTTTCAAAGTTCGGTCGATGCTTGGTCGAGTCTCGTGACCGCCGATTCGCAATATCAACCGAAGTTGGCTGCCGCTCTGAGCAATCTGGCCGGTGTGTTAGCACCGCAGGAGCCGACCCGAGCGATTCGCTTGTACGAGCGGGCGATTCAACTCCAAACCGCGAGCGCGACCGCCGGCACGATCGAATCGCTACGCGAACTCGCGCTGACGCATCACAATCTGGCCGCGACACTTTCTCGTTCGCAGCAACTCCCAGCCGCCACGGCCGCTTATCGGCAGGCCATTGAAATTCAAACCGCGATTGTCGCCCGCGCTCCCGCGCAGGTTTCGCTCAAACGCGAACTCGCAATTAGTTGCAACAACTTGGGCCTGGTCCTCACGCGGCAAAAAGATGTCGCGGCTGCTGCGAGCTTCGCGCAAGCAGCCGATTTGCAGACTCAACTGCTAGCAAGCCAACCGCACGACGTCTCGCTCCTCAGCAACCACGGCAGTACACTCAGTAACTGGGGTGTCGCGCTATCGCAACGTGGCGATCATGCGGCTGCGGTCGAGAAATTGACTGCCGCCGTCCAATTTCAGGAGCGAGCTCACGAGCTGGCTCCTGATTCGGAAAGGATCGAAACGCTGCTGAGCAAGCATCGAGCCTTGCTGGCGACGACGAAGCAAAAGATGGATCTGCCAGGCGCTGCCGCCGTCGAAACCACGGCTGCAGCTCACCTGACGCCCTAA
- a CDS encoding sigma-70 family RNA polymerase sigma factor, protein MLTAARQAAAASSPAGGSEVGQLLQLYRNYLTILATAQLDARLRRRLSPSDLVQDALLGAYRDFAQFRGGSERELLAWLRQILINCLHHAYETHIKAGRRDLRREVSLDDVGQALDRSAMRLGACLADRVHSPSAPVHARERAVEIADQLAKLRPDYREVIVLRNLQGLSFEEVAERMERKSGAVRMLWLRAIEQFRHSYEDHE, encoded by the coding sequence TTGCTCACCGCGGCGCGACAGGCTGCCGCCGCGAGTTCACCAGCGGGCGGCTCCGAAGTCGGCCAACTGTTGCAGCTGTATCGCAACTATCTCACGATCCTCGCCACGGCCCAGCTCGATGCCCGTTTGCGGCGGCGGCTCAGTCCCAGCGATCTCGTGCAGGATGCGCTGCTCGGCGCGTATCGCGACTTCGCTCAGTTCCGCGGTGGCAGCGAACGAGAACTTCTCGCCTGGCTGCGGCAGATTCTGATCAACTGCCTGCATCACGCTTACGAAACGCACATCAAAGCCGGCCGGCGCGATCTGCGGCGCGAAGTCTCGCTCGACGACGTCGGCCAGGCGCTCGATCGCAGCGCGATGCGCCTCGGCGCGTGCCTGGCCGATCGAGTTCATTCGCCGAGCGCTCCGGTTCACGCTCGCGAACGAGCGGTCGAGATCGCCGACCAATTAGCCAAGCTACGGCCTGACTATCGCGAGGTGATCGTCCTTCGCAATCTGCAAGGCTTGTCGTTCGAGGAAGTCGCCGAGCGAATGGAACGAAAATCGGGCGCGGTCCGCATGCTCTGGTTGCGCGCGATCGAACAGTTCCGCCACAGCTACGAGGACCACGAATGA
- a CDS encoding esterase/lipase family protein: MNTAAERRGSSRWLLLATCVALACALSNSGCARHRYVTVRERPHNPLTGTLQLLAHTGPKPTGRTELLLRRYNLVEQVQDEPLIALASFQKELAREPTADKIYAYAELAYLEGKQLELQNKPKEALDLHGAAVAHAYWYLFDPGLDRFRNPYDPEFRRACDIYNEALEAALRIVSKAEQLKPGVKTIIKTGKKEYHLEIALKGPWKADDLSTLEFVSTYEISSGLTNHHHSFGLGVPLIAVRRRNVGDSPAEKYYPPGLSFAATAFMRVEPDTSPDNANVHRCVLELYDPLLSTNVEVCNRLVPLEADITTPLAFFLDDPQFQETETATLALFDPGTTKGFKGLFMVEPYDPTRIPVVMVHGLWSSPITWMEMLNDLRAFPEIRQKYQFWFFQYPTGQPFWLSASQMRDSLAKLRADLDPLGQNPNLDQMVLVGHSMGGLVSRMQTIESGDHFWNLLGKVPIEQISASEEERSRLAKCFYFHPNPSVRRVITLGTPHHGSDFADDATRYFGRTFIKLPKMMTEFTNKLIHENPNGFKNTELLTMTTSIDSLAPDCPIFGALNAAQAAPNVQYHTVIGVVPKNTWVGYLSEEGDGVVSKKSAMLAGAASEKIVPAGHTDVHRYPLSILEVRRILLEHAQLQPAQQPRYALPGVQPWIR, translated from the coding sequence TTGAATACTGCCGCCGAGCGACGTGGTTCGTCGCGCTGGTTGCTACTGGCAACTTGCGTTGCGCTGGCCTGCGCGCTCAGCAACTCCGGCTGCGCTCGGCATCGCTATGTGACGGTTCGCGAACGGCCTCACAATCCGCTGACAGGCACGTTGCAGCTCCTCGCGCACACCGGCCCCAAGCCGACCGGCCGAACCGAGCTGCTGCTGCGGCGATATAACCTCGTCGAGCAGGTGCAAGACGAACCGCTGATCGCCCTGGCCAGTTTTCAAAAAGAACTGGCCCGCGAACCCACGGCGGACAAGATCTACGCCTACGCTGAGCTGGCCTATCTCGAAGGCAAACAGCTCGAGCTGCAAAACAAACCGAAAGAAGCTCTCGATCTGCACGGCGCTGCGGTCGCGCACGCCTATTGGTATCTGTTCGATCCAGGGCTCGATCGTTTTCGCAATCCGTACGATCCTGAGTTCCGCCGCGCCTGCGACATTTACAACGAAGCCCTCGAAGCCGCTCTCCGCATCGTGAGCAAAGCCGAGCAGCTCAAGCCGGGCGTCAAGACGATCATCAAAACGGGCAAGAAGGAATATCACCTCGAGATCGCGCTCAAGGGTCCGTGGAAAGCCGATGATCTGTCGACGCTCGAGTTTGTCAGCACGTATGAGATTTCCAGCGGTCTGACGAACCACCATCACAGTTTCGGCCTGGGAGTGCCGCTGATCGCGGTGCGGCGTCGCAACGTGGGAGATTCGCCGGCCGAAAAGTACTACCCGCCAGGCTTGAGCTTCGCGGCGACGGCGTTCATGCGAGTCGAGCCCGATACGTCGCCCGACAACGCCAACGTCCATCGTTGCGTGCTCGAGCTCTACGATCCATTGCTGTCGACGAACGTCGAAGTTTGCAACCGCCTCGTGCCGCTCGAAGCCGATATCACCACGCCGCTCGCGTTCTTCCTCGACGATCCGCAGTTCCAGGAAACCGAGACGGCCACGCTCGCGCTGTTTGACCCCGGCACAACCAAGGGCTTCAAAGGGCTGTTCATGGTTGAGCCCTACGACCCCACGCGGATTCCCGTCGTGATGGTGCACGGCTTGTGGTCGAGTCCCATTACCTGGATGGAAATGCTCAACGATCTGCGAGCCTTCCCCGAGATTCGGCAGAAGTATCAGTTCTGGTTCTTTCAATATCCGACCGGTCAGCCGTTCTGGTTGAGTGCTTCGCAAATGCGCGATTCGCTCGCGAAGCTGCGCGCCGATCTCGATCCTCTCGGCCAGAATCCGAACCTCGATCAAATGGTGCTCGTCGGCCACAGCATGGGCGGCCTGGTGTCGCGGATGCAAACCATCGAGAGCGGCGATCATTTTTGGAATCTGCTGGGCAAGGTGCCGATCGAGCAGATCAGCGCCAGCGAAGAAGAACGGAGCAGGCTGGCGAAGTGCTTTTACTTCCATCCCAATCCTTCGGTTCGTCGTGTGATCACGCTCGGCACGCCGCACCACGGCAGTGACTTTGCCGATGATGCCACGCGCTATTTCGGCCGGACTTTTATCAAGCTGCCGAAAATGATGACCGAGTTCACGAACAAGCTAATCCACGAAAACCCGAACGGTTTCAAGAACACCGAGTTGCTGACGATGACCACATCGATCGACTCGCTCGCTCCCGATTGCCCGATCTTCGGCGCGCTCAACGCTGCTCAAGCCGCGCCGAACGTGCAATATCACACCGTGATCGGCGTCGTTCCCAAGAACACCTGGGTCGGTTACCTCAGCGAAGAAGGGGACGGTGTGGTCAGCAAAAAAAGTGCGATGCTAGCCGGCGCCGCTTCCGAAAAAATCGTCCCCGCCGGCCACACCGATGTGCATCGCTATCCGCTCAGCATCCTCGAAGTCCGCCGCATTCTGCTGGAGCATGCTCAGCTGCAACCGGCCCAGCAACCGCGCTATGCCCTGCCCGGCGTGCAACCGTGGATTCGGTAG